CGGCCGGCCACGCCCCCACCGCTCACCACCTGCCGATGATGGAGTTGCCGGCACGGCTGGCCGAGGTGCCCACCGACCGGGAGGTGGCGGTCGTCTGCCGTTCCGGCGGGCGCTCCGCCCAGGTCGTCGCCTACCTGATCAACAACGGCTGGGAGCAGGTGCGTAACGCCGACGGCGGGATGCGCCAGTGGGCTGCCGTCGGCCGACCGGTGGTCGACGCGAACGGGCAGCCCGGCCAGGTCATCTGAGGCGGACGGGATGGGCGGGCCACTGGTCTTCGCGCACCGCGGCGCCTCGTACGACCTTCCCGAGCACACCCTCGCCGCGTACCTTCGCGCTCTCGACGAGGGCGCCGACGGCCTGGAGTGCGACGTCCGGCTGACCCGGGACGGGCACCTGGTCTGCGTACACGACCGTCGACTCGACCGCACCAGCAACGGTCGCGGTCTGGTCAGCGCGCGTACGCTCGCCGAGCTGGACGCACTGGACTTCGGCTCGTGGCATCCGGGCAGCGCACCGGGCGGCGACCTGCCGCCGGACGACTCGCACACCCGGCTGCTCACCCTGGCCCGACTGCTGGACGCGGTGCTCGACGCCGGCCGGCCGGTCCGGCTGCTGGTCGAGACGAAGCACCCGTCCCGCTACGGCTCGAACGTGGAACGCCGACTGGTCAGCCTGCTGCGCCGCTACGGGCTGGCCGACCCGGCGCCGGACGACCCCGTGCAGGTCACCGTGATGTCGTTCTCCCCGCTGGCGGTCCGCCGGGTGCGCGAACTCGCCCCGACGCTGCCCACCGTGCTGTTGCTGGAGGTGTTGCCGCCCTGGCTGCGGTTGGGCCGGCTGCCGTTCGGCTCCCGCATCGCCGGGCCGGGCATCGGCCTGGTCCGGGGCCGTCCGCAGCTGCTGCCCGCGCTCCAAGCGGCCGGCAACGAGGTGTACGTCTGGACGGTCAACGAGCCCACCGACCTGGAACTGGTGCTGTCCGCCGGGGTGGACGGGATCATCACCGACCGGCCGGCGTACGCCCTCGCGCGGCTGGGCCGCTGACGGGCGGGGGTGCCCAAATCCGGGTCGACGGGGCAGACTCGCCCCCATGCCGGAGCGTATTGACTTCCCCGCTCTCCTCGCCGGCCACACCGTCGTGATCGAGATGATCAATTCTGGGGACGCCGGCCTGCCGGTCCTCACCCAGCTCCTCCGGGTGGCCCAGCCGGCACTCGGCGCGACCGGTATGGCGTTCGTCGAGTTCGGTCCGACCGGTGGTCGCGTGATCTCCGCGACCGGCGCGGCGGAATGGGCCCTCGGTCGTCCGCTGGCCGCCGACGACCCGGACACCGTCTGTCTGCTCGCCGGCCCACGGGTACGCCAGGTACGGGTGGACCACCTCAACGGCAAGCTGGCCGGCGAGCTGGGCGGCAGCGACCTGCACTGGATGGTGGTCTCCCGGGCGGAGATCGGCGGCCACATCGTCGGGAGCATGCACGCGCTCTACTCGGACGACGACGAGCCGGGCCCGGACCAGCAGGCGGTGATCGGCTACCTCGCCTCCTGCGTCGCGCACATGTACGGCGACCAGAGCGGCCTGCCGGTGCACGGCGACGGCCCGGTGGTGGCGGCACTCGCCGACGGGCTGGCCGTCGTCGACCGGGACGGGCACGTCCGACTCTGGAACCCGGCCGCCGCCCAGGTCACCGGGCGGTCGGTCGAGCAGGCGCTGAGCACGCCGTTGCCGTTCCCGCTGCCCCCCTCCGGCCAGGTCCGGGACCACCGGATGCCGGACGGCCGCTGGCTGCGGATCACCTCCGGCGAGCTGCCCGGCCCGGGCACGTTGCGGGTGGTCACCTTCCGCGACATCACCGACCAGCAGCGCCGCGACCACGACCGGGAACTGTTCGTCGCGGTGACCAGCCACGAGCTGCGCACCCCGGTCACCGTCATCAAGGGGTACGCGGACACCCTCACCGACCACTGGGAGTCGCTCACCGAGGTGGACCGGCGGCAGGCTGCCCGGGTGATCGGGCAGCGTGCCAACGAGTTGGCCCGGTTGGTCGACCGTCTCCTCTCCTCGGCCGCCGAGACCGGGCCGGGGGACGACCCCGCGACCCCCTTCGACCTCGGCGAGGCGCTGCGCTCCGCCGTCGGGGACCTGCCGGCGGACCTGCGTCGCCGGCTGGTGCTGCTCCTCCCGACCGACCTGCCCAAGGCGCTCGGCCACCGGCCCAGCCTGGCCACGGTGTTGACCGAGCTGACGACCAACGCCGGCAAGTACTCGGCACCGGACTCCCCGATCGAGATCACCGCCTCCGTGGACGGTCAACTGGTGGCGTTCCGGGTCAGCGACCGGGGCATCGGCATCCGACCGGAGCACGTGGAGCGGGCCTTCGACCGGTTCTGGCAGGGCGAGTCCGGCGACCGGCGCGGCTATCCGGGGGCAGGGCTCGGCCTCTATCTCGTCCGCCGGATCGTTGA
This portion of the Micromonospora zamorensis genome encodes:
- a CDS encoding PAS domain-containing sensor histidine kinase yields the protein MPERIDFPALLAGHTVVIEMINSGDAGLPVLTQLLRVAQPALGATGMAFVEFGPTGGRVISATGAAEWALGRPLAADDPDTVCLLAGPRVRQVRVDHLNGKLAGELGGSDLHWMVVSRAEIGGHIVGSMHALYSDDDEPGPDQQAVIGYLASCVAHMYGDQSGLPVHGDGPVVAALADGLAVVDRDGHVRLWNPAAAQVTGRSVEQALSTPLPFPLPPSGQVRDHRMPDGRWLRITSGELPGPGTLRVVTFRDITDQQRRDHDRELFVAVTSHELRTPVTVIKGYADTLTDHWESLTEVDRRQAARVIGQRANELARLVDRLLSSAAETGPGDDPATPFDLGEALRSAVGDLPADLRRRLVLLLPTDLPKALGHRPSLATVLTELTTNAGKYSAPDSPIEITASVDGQLVAFRVSDRGIGIRPEHVERAFDRFWQGESGDRRGYPGAGLGLYLVRRIVEQQNGWVSLRPRTGGGTVAEVRLPRG
- a CDS encoding rhodanese-like domain-containing protein, translating into MFGPQVPTVPVTEIADETYLLDVREDDEWAAGHAPTAHHLPMMELPARLAEVPTDREVAVVCRSGGRSAQVVAYLINNGWEQVRNADGGMRQWAAVGRPVVDANGQPGQVI
- a CDS encoding glycerophosphodiester phosphodiesterase, translated to MGGPLVFAHRGASYDLPEHTLAAYLRALDEGADGLECDVRLTRDGHLVCVHDRRLDRTSNGRGLVSARTLAELDALDFGSWHPGSAPGGDLPPDDSHTRLLTLARLLDAVLDAGRPVRLLVETKHPSRYGSNVERRLVSLLRRYGLADPAPDDPVQVTVMSFSPLAVRRVRELAPTLPTVLLLEVLPPWLRLGRLPFGSRIAGPGIGLVRGRPQLLPALQAAGNEVYVWTVNEPTDLELVLSAGVDGIITDRPAYALARLGR